The Candidatus Hydrogenedentota bacterium DNA window GTGGGCCGAGCCTTGTATGAAGGGGAGTTTACGATCGGTGAGGCTATAGCCGTACTGAAAGAAGGATCATGACCACTCACTTCAATGGCGCCGCAATCATCGGTGTTGGATTGCTTGGCTGTTCTTTAGGACTTGCCCTGAAAGCGCGTCATCCGAAGATGTCTGTGGTCGGGATTGGCCGACGCTTGGAATCACTGGAGATTGCTTTAGAGCGCGGCGCAGTAGACAAGATTACCACCGATGTAGCGGAGGGTGTCGCCGACGCAGAATTGATTGTGATCGCCACGCCTGTCCGGCTCGTGATTCCCATGTTGGATCAAGTCTTGGCCGCCTCTTCTCCCCACGCGATTATTCTCGA harbors:
- a CDS encoding prephenate dehydrogenase/arogenate dehydrogenase family protein — translated: MTTHFNGAAIIGVGLLGCSLGLALKARHPKMSVVGIGRRLESLEIALERGAVDKITTDVAEGVADAELIVIATPVRLVIPMLDQVLAASSPHAIIL